In a single window of the Trypanosoma brucei brucei TREU927 chromosome 6, complete sequence genome:
- a CDS encoding heat shock 70 kDa protein, mitochondrial precursor, putative — protein MLARRVCAPMCLASAPFARWQSSKVTGDVIGIDLGTTYSCVAVMEGDRPRVLENTEGFRTTPSVVAFKGQEKLVGLAAKRQAITNPQSTFFAVKRLIGRRFDDEHIQHDIKNVPYKIIRSNNGDAWVQDGNGKQYSPSQVGAFVLEKMKETAENFLGRKVSNAVVTCPAYFNDAQRQATKDAGTIAGLNVIRVVNEPTAAALAYGLDKTKDSLIAVYDLGGGTFDISVLEIAGGVFEVKATNGDTHLGGEDFDLCLSDHILEEFRKTSGIDLSKERMALQRIREAAEKAKCELSTTMETEVNLPFITANQDGAQHVQMMVSRSKFESLADKLVQRSLGPCKQCIKDAAVDLKEISEVVLVGGMTRMPKVVEAVKQFFGREPFRGVNPDEAVALGAATLGGVLRGDVKGLVLLDVTPLSLGIETLGGVFTRMIPKNTTIPTKKSQTFSTAADNQTQVGIKVFQGEREMASDNQMMGQFDLVGIPPAPRGVPQIEVTFDIDANGICHVTAKDKATGKTQNITITAHGGLTKEQIENMIRDSEMHAEADRVKRELVEVRNNAETQANTAERQLTEWKYVTDAEKENVRTLLAELRKVMENPNVTKDELSASTDKLQKAVMECGRTEYQQAAAANSGSSGSSSTEGQGEQQQQQASGEKKE, from the coding sequence ATGTTGGCCCGTCGTGTATGCGCACCCATGTGCCTGGCGTCTGCCCCGTTTGCGCGGTGGCAGTCATCGAAGGTAACTGGTGACGTGATTGGTATTGATTTGGGTACGACATACAGTTGTGTTGCAGTAATGGAAGGTGACCGGCCACGCGTACTTGAGAATACAGAGGGTTTCAGGACGACACCGTCTGTGGTTGCGTTCAAAGGACAGGAAAAACTTGTTGGCCTTGCAGCGAAACGTCAGGCGATTACGAACCCACAGTCGACATTCTTCGCGGTGAAACGGCTGATTGGTCGTCGCTTCGATGATGAGCACATCCAACACGACATCAAGAATGTGCCCTACAAGATTATTCGGAGCAATAATGGTGATGCGTGGGTGCAAGATGGGAATGGGAAGCAATACTCACCTTCACAAGTTGGTGCATTCGTACTTGAGAAGATGAAGGAAACGGCAGAAAACTTCCTGGGACGCAAAGTATCTAACGCTGTGGTGACGTGCCCCGCGTACTTCAATGACGCGCAACGTCAGGCAACGAAGGATGCCGGTACGATTGCTGGACTGAATGTGATCCGTGTTGTGAATGAACCGACTGCTGCTGCACTGGCATATGGCTTGGACAAAACGAAGGACAGCTTAATTGCCGTGTATGATCTTGGTGGTGGAACATTTGATATCTCCGTACTTGAAATTGCCGGAGGTGTTTTTGAGGTAAAGGCAACGAATGGCGACACTCACCTTGGTGGAGAAGACTTTGATCTCTGCCTCTCTGATCACATTCTGGAGGAATTCCGCAAGACATCTGGAATTGACTTGAGCAAGGAGCGGATGGCACTGCAGCGTATTCGTGAGGCTGCAGAAAAGGCGAAGTGTGAACTTTCGACGACGATGGAGACGGAGGTAAACCTTCCGTTTATCACAGCTAACCAGGACGGAGCGCAGCACGTGCAGATGATGGTGAGCCGCAGCAAGTTTGAGTCCCTTGCTGATAAGCTCGTACAACGTTCACTTGGACCGTGCAAGCAATGCATCAAGGACGCTGCTGTTGACCTGAAGGAAATCTCTGAGGTTGTGCTTGTTGGTGGTATGACGCGTATGCCAAAGGTTGTGGAGGCTGTGAAGCAGTTCTTCGGTCGCGAACCGTTCCGTGGTGTGAACCCTGACGAGGCCGTTGCACTGGGTGCTGCAACACTTGGTGGTGTTCTCCGTGGTGATGTGAAGGGTCTTGTATTGCTTGACGTTACACCACTATCACTTGGAATCGAAACACTTGGTGGTGTCTTCACACGTATGATTCCCAAGAACACAACAATCCCGACGAAGAAGAGTCAAACCTTCTCAACTGCTGCGGACAACCAAACACAGGTCGGAATCAAAGTGTTCCAAGGGGAACGAGAAATGGCATCTGACAACCAAATGATGGGTCAGTTTGACCTCGTTGGAATTCCTCCTGCACCACGCGGTGTACCACAAATTGAGGTGACATTTGACATTGATGCTAATGGTATTTGCCACGTAACTGCGAAGGACAAGGCAACTGGGAAAACACAGAACATCACCATTACTGCTCATGGTGGGTTGACGAAGGAGCAGATCGAGAACATGATCCGCGACTCTGAGATGCACGCTGAAGCTGACCGTGTGAAGCGGGAGCTTGTGGAAGTGCGTAACAATGCTGAGACTCAGGCTAACACTGCTGAGCGACAACTGACGGAATGGAAGTACGTGACGGACGCTGAGAAGGAGAATGTGCGTACCCTTTTGGCTGAACTTCGCAAGGTGATGGAGAATCCAAACGTGACGAAGGATGAACTGTCGGCTTCTACTGACAAACTGCAAAAGGCAGTGATGGAATGTGGTCGCACGGAGTACCAAcaggcggcagcagcgaaCAGCGGTAGCTCTGGTAGCAGCAGCACAGAAGGTCAGGgtgagcaacaacagcagcaggcatctggtgaaaagaaggagtaa
- a CDS encoding reticulon domain protein, whose product MSCFLCNQLKGLTPWEVLSWHRPTATGSLFAVLLSTILFFWYMKYTVVTFLCRLLQVLFAAMPLMGFMKWGTYTNDDIQMMVDRFADCFAPYAVLVLQKIYDLVTWRDRKQSGAIAALTVVLAIVGNYFSDMAVLGLIVTLLFTAPVVYEKNKEVIDNATADIMAMAEEHLGALRTKVDQLTKKNN is encoded by the coding sequence atGTCCTGTTTCCTTTGCAACCAGCTAAAGGGACTGACTCCATGGGAGGTTTTGTCGTGGCACCGCCCCACAGCAACTGGTAGCCTCTTTGCTGTGCTACTCAGCactattttattcttttggTACATGAAATATACCGTGGTAACTTTTCTCTGCCGCCTCTTGCAAGTCCTTTTTGCTGCTATGCCGCTTATGGGATTCATGAAATGGGGAACTTATACCAATGATGATATTCAAATGATGGTGGACCGTTTCGCCGATTGCTTCGCACCCTACGCCGTTTTGGTGTTACAAAAGATCTACGATTTGGTCACATGGAGGGACAGGAAGCAGTCTGGTGCAATTGCTGCACTTACTGTTGTGTTGGCCATTGTTGGGAACTACTTTTCTGATATGGCTGTTCTTGGTCTTATCGTTACACTACTCTTCACTGCTCCTGTGGTGTATGAGAAGAACAAGGAGGTTATTGATAATGCAACTGCAGATATCATGGCTATGGCTGAGGAGCATTTGGGTGCCCTCCGCACAAAAGTGGACCAGTTGACAAAGAAGAACAATTAG
- a CDS encoding chaperone protein DNAJ, putative, producing MPLFCSSTTFMLKVRRAAVKTWKCFAFIAFVSSSMRYISCGFTADDNTKSKSCPFDALGISNNSDMTTVKAAYRSKCQTEHPDVGGTEEGFRRIRWAYESCCEKLVKTGPRSNSEFDGSSHESSSKQKDDEGDYTHSYYRYKSKDERYHEQRQMFYYLFSSVETRNDIDNLLSKALRSHCFDAIDVSEPLRLSLRNYHRVTGYGEHHLTSCFAAMEHWEEYTQRRADVTQYHIMLILYTDGPKPGLTAQLISEGVEAIMEQMCVKGIEYDDWSLTLAHKAYRVCPYPST from the coding sequence ATGCCATTGTTTTGTAGTTCTACCACCTTCATGTTGAAAGTCCGACGTGCTGCGGTTAAAACATGGAAatgctttgcttttattgCATTCGTGTCCTCATCAATGCGGTACATTAGCTGTGGTTTCACGGCAGATGACAACACCAAATCGAAGTCATGTCCATTTGATGCATTGGGTATTAGCAACAATAGTGACATGACAACAGTGAAAGCGGCGTATCGAAGCAAATGCCAAACGGAACATCCGGATGTTGGAGGAACGGAAGAGGGGTTTCGTCGCATCCGCTGGGCGTATGAGTCGTGCTGTGAGAAACTTGTAAAGACGGGCCCTCGCTCTAACAGTGAATTTGATGGTTCCTCTCATGAATCGtcatcaaaacaaaaggatgatGAGGGCGATTATACCCATTCTTATTACCGGTATAAATCTAAGGATGAAAGATATCATGAACAGAGACAGATGTTTTATTATCTCTTTTCCTCAGTGGAGACACGGAACGATATTGACAATTTACTTTCTAAGGCTTTACGCAGTCATTGTTTTGATGCTATCGACGTGAGTGAACCCCTTCGATTATCTCTTAGGAATTATCACCGTGTGACGGGTTATGGCGAGCATCATTTGACCAGTTGTTTTGCAGCCATGGAACACTGGGAGGAATATACACAGCGGCGTGCAGATGTGACACAATATCATATAATGTTAATACTTTATACAGATGGACCGAAACCAGGCCTAACTGCTCAACTTATTAGTGAAGGCGTAGAGGCCATAATGGAACAGATGTGTGTTAAGGGTATTGAATATGATGACTGGTCACTGACATTAGCTCACAAGGCGTACCGTGTTTGTCCATATCCATCCACGTGA